The following coding sequences lie in one Kingella potus genomic window:
- the purH gene encoding bifunctional phosphoribosylaminoimidazolecarboxamide formyltransferase/IMP cyclohydrolase encodes MSTVKIQRALISLSDKTGVVEFAQALAAKGVEILSTGGTAKLLADAGIPVIEVADYTGFPEMLDGRVKTLHPKIHGGILGRRDLDEHVAKMAEHGIGNIDLVAVNLYPFAATIAKPGCTLEDAIENIDIGGPTMVRSAAKNWKHVAIVTDNGDFDAVVAELQNSDGLSDQTRFNLARKAFSHTAQYDGMISNYLTSVSDEKLSGEPEIGEFPAQFNQSWLKVQEMRYGENPHQHAAFYRDLYPASGSLSAYTQLQGKELSYNNIADADAAWEAVKSFDEPACVIVKHANPCGVAVADTPLNAYKLAFATDTTSAFGGIIAFNREVDADTVEAVTGQFLEVLMAPKFSDKAKEIIAAKKNVRVLEVPLLAGANRFELKRVGGGLLVQTPDIRRIRREDLKVVSKRQPTEQEWKDLLFVWNVAKYVKSNAIVFGKGGQTYGIGAGQMSRVDSTRIAARKAQDGGFDLNGACAASDAFFPFRDGVDVIAEQGIKAVIHPAGSVRDEEVFAAADEHGMAMVVTGVRHFRH; translated from the coding sequence ATGTCCACCGTAAAAATCCAACGCGCCCTCATCAGCCTGTCCGACAAAACAGGCGTGGTCGAATTTGCCCAAGCTCTTGCCGCCAAAGGCGTTGAAATCCTTTCCACCGGCGGCACCGCCAAACTTCTGGCCGACGCGGGGATTCCCGTCATCGAAGTAGCCGACTACACCGGTTTCCCCGAAATGCTCGACGGCCGCGTCAAAACCCTGCACCCGAAAATCCACGGCGGCATACTCGGGCGGCGCGATTTGGACGAACACGTCGCCAAAATGGCCGAACACGGCATCGGCAATATCGATTTGGTTGCGGTAAATCTCTACCCCTTTGCCGCCACCATCGCCAAGCCCGGCTGCACGCTGGAAGACGCGATTGAAAACATCGACATCGGTGGCCCGACTATGGTGCGCTCCGCCGCCAAAAACTGGAAACACGTCGCCATCGTTACCGACAACGGCGATTTTGATGCCGTAGTTGCCGAGCTGCAAAATTCAGACGGCCTCTCCGACCAAACCCGTTTCAATCTCGCCCGCAAAGCGTTCAGCCACACCGCGCAATACGACGGCATGATTTCCAACTACCTCACCAGCGTGTCCGACGAAAAACTGTCGGGCGAGCCGGAAATCGGCGAATTTCCCGCCCAGTTCAACCAAAGCTGGCTGAAAGTGCAGGAAATGCGCTACGGCGAAAACCCGCACCAGCACGCCGCGTTTTACCGCGATCTGTATCCCGCTTCAGGCAGCCTGTCTGCCTATACGCAATTGCAGGGCAAAGAATTGTCGTACAACAATATCGCCGATGCCGATGCGGCTTGGGAAGCCGTCAAATCTTTTGACGAGCCCGCCTGTGTGATTGTCAAACACGCCAACCCGTGCGGCGTGGCCGTGGCCGACACCCCGCTCAATGCCTACAAACTGGCTTTCGCCACCGACACCACCAGCGCATTCGGCGGCATCATTGCCTTTAACCGCGAAGTGGATGCCGATACGGTCGAAGCGGTTACCGGCCAGTTCCTCGAAGTATTGATGGCACCCAAGTTCAGCGACAAAGCCAAAGAAATCATTGCGGCCAAGAAAAACGTGCGCGTATTGGAAGTGCCGCTTTTGGCCGGTGCAAACCGTTTTGAACTGAAACGCGTCGGCGGCGGATTATTGGTGCAAACACCCGACATCCGCCGCATCCGCCGCGAAGATTTGAAAGTCGTCTCCAAACGCCAACCCACCGAACAGGAGTGGAAAGACCTGCTGTTTGTTTGGAACGTGGCCAAATACGTCAAATCCAACGCCATCGTGTTCGGCAAAGGCGGCCAAACCTACGGCATCGGCGCGGGGCAGATGAGCCGCGTGGACTCCACCCGCATTGCCGCCCGCAAAGCGCAAGACGGTGGTTTTGATTTGAACGGCGCGTGCGCGGCATCGGATGCGTTTTTCCCCTTCCGCGACGGCGTGGATGTGATTGCCGAACAGGGCATCAAAGCCGTCATCCACCCCGCCGGCTCGGTTCGTGATGAAGAGGTATTCGCCGCCGCCGACGAACACGGCATGGCGATGGTGGTAACGGGCGTACGCCATTTCCGCCATTGA
- the cysE gene encoding serine O-acetyltransferase, which yields MENNTFNLWQTVRGEAHRAAAEEPMLASFLHMTVLRHDSLERVLAFHLSSKLGNPTMDMRTLYELYLHALDKEPQIGAAMEADMVAYYERDPACDQYCLPLLYFKGFHAIQAHRINHCLWKEGRRTLAYFLQNRSSEVFGVDVHPAARFGRGIMIDHGTGVVIGETAVLGDDISILHGVTLGGSGKEGGDRHPKIGDGVMIGANASVLGNIRVGECAKIGAGSVVVADVPAFSTVVGVPAKAVAGRSRVKPAAEMNQNFFEESHQDFYI from the coding sequence ATGGAAAACAACACCTTCAATCTCTGGCAGACCGTGCGCGGCGAGGCGCACCGCGCGGCGGCGGAAGAGCCGATGCTGGCCAGCTTTCTGCATATGACGGTGCTGCGGCACGACAGTTTGGAGCGGGTGCTGGCCTTTCATTTGTCGAGCAAGCTGGGCAATCCGACGATGGATATGCGCACGCTCTACGAGCTTTATCTGCACGCGCTGGACAAAGAGCCGCAAATCGGGGCGGCGATGGAGGCGGACATGGTGGCCTATTACGAGCGCGACCCGGCCTGCGACCAATACTGCCTGCCGCTTTTGTATTTCAAAGGTTTCCACGCCATTCAGGCACACCGTATCAACCACTGCCTGTGGAAGGAGGGGCGCAGGACGCTGGCCTATTTCCTGCAAAACCGTTCTTCGGAAGTGTTCGGCGTGGACGTGCATCCCGCCGCGCGTTTCGGGCGCGGGATTATGATCGACCACGGCACGGGCGTGGTAATCGGGGAAACGGCGGTGCTGGGCGACGACATTTCGATTCTGCACGGTGTTACGCTGGGCGGATCGGGCAAGGAGGGCGGCGACCGCCATCCGAAAATCGGCGACGGCGTGATGATCGGGGCGAATGCTTCGGTGTTGGGCAACATCCGCGTGGGCGAATGCGCCAAAATCGGTGCGGGCAGCGTGGTGGTGGCCGACGTGCCGGCGTTTTCCACCGTGGTGGGCGTGCCGGCCAAAGCCGTGGCGGGCAGAAGCCGTGTGAAGCCCGCCGCCGAGATGAACCAGAATTTTTTTGAGGAATCGCATCAGGATTTCTATATCTGA
- a CDS encoding nucleotide sugar dehydrogenase — protein MKRIKHTTIQKFADKTAKIGIVGLGYVGLPLMLRYVDIGYQVLGFDIDAEKVAKLNNGQSYIEHIPSEKIAAASSGLFEATTDFSRIGEVEAVILCVPTPLNKYREPDMSFVIDTTDAVKPYLRAGQVLSLESTTYPGTTEEELLPRVEENGLKVGENVFLVYSPEREDPGNPDFETRTIPKVIGGHTPACLEVGMALYQPAIDKVVPVSSTKAAELTKLLENIHRAVNIGLVNEMKIVADKMGIDIHEVIDAAATKPFGFVAYYPGPGLGGHCIPIDPFYLTWKAREYGVNTRFIELAGEVNSSMPEYVVNKTALALNDNNRSIKGSKILVLGIAYKKNVDDMRESPSVEVMELLRGLGAEVAYSDPHVPVFPKMREHKFDLKSEPFTAENLAGFDCVVLATDHDKFDYKLLKQNAKLIIDTRGRFRGETAGNIVKA, from the coding sequence ATGAAACGGATAAAACACACCACCATTCAGAAATTCGCCGACAAAACAGCCAAAATCGGCATTGTCGGTTTGGGCTATGTCGGTCTGCCGCTGATGCTGCGCTATGTCGATATCGGCTATCAGGTATTGGGTTTCGACATCGATGCCGAAAAAGTGGCCAAACTCAACAACGGCCAAAGCTATATCGAGCACATCCCGTCTGAAAAAATCGCCGCCGCCAGCAGCGGGCTGTTTGAAGCCACCACTGATTTTTCGCGCATCGGCGAAGTGGAAGCCGTGATTTTGTGCGTGCCCACCCCGCTCAACAAATACCGCGAGCCTGATATGAGCTTCGTGATCGACACCACCGACGCGGTCAAACCCTACCTGCGTGCCGGACAGGTGCTTTCGCTCGAATCCACCACCTACCCCGGCACCACCGAAGAAGAGCTGCTGCCGCGCGTTGAAGAAAACGGCCTGAAAGTCGGCGAAAACGTATTTCTGGTTTACTCGCCCGAACGCGAAGACCCCGGCAATCCCGATTTTGAAACCCGCACGATTCCGAAGGTTATCGGCGGCCACACTCCGGCCTGTCTCGAAGTCGGCATGGCGCTTTACCAGCCCGCCATCGACAAAGTCGTCCCCGTCAGTTCCACCAAGGCAGCCGAACTGACCAAACTTTTGGAAAACATCCACCGCGCCGTCAACATCGGTCTGGTGAACGAAATGAAAATCGTGGCCGACAAAATGGGCATCGACATCCACGAAGTGATTGATGCCGCCGCAACCAAGCCCTTCGGCTTTGTGGCTTATTATCCCGGCCCCGGATTGGGCGGCCACTGTATTCCCATCGACCCTTTCTACCTCACTTGGAAAGCGCGCGAATACGGCGTGAACACCCGCTTTATCGAGCTGGCCGGCGAGGTCAATTCTTCGATGCCCGAATATGTGGTCAACAAAACCGCACTCGCGCTCAACGACAACAACCGCTCCATCAAAGGCAGCAAGATTCTGGTGCTGGGCATTGCCTACAAGAAAAACGTGGACGACATGCGCGAAAGCCCGTCGGTAGAAGTGATGGAGCTGCTGCGCGGCCTCGGTGCCGAAGTGGCCTATTCCGACCCGCACGTGCCCGTGTTCCCCAAAATGCGCGAACACAAATTCGATTTGAAGAGCGAGCCTTTTACCGCTGAAAACCTGGCCGGGTTCGACTGCGTGGTTTTAGCCACCGACCACGACAAATTCGATTACAAGCTGCTCAAGCAAAACGCCAAACTGATTATCGACACGCGCGGCAGATTCCGTGGCGAAACGGCCGGCAACATCGTCAAGGCCTAA